Proteins co-encoded in one Flavivirga eckloniae genomic window:
- a CDS encoding MBL fold metallo-hydrolase, whose translation MKITFLGTGTSQGIPIIGSTHPVCLSANPKDKRLRVSVLVAWDDYKYVIDCGPDFRYQMLRAECDSIDGIVFTHEHADHIMGLDDIRPFYFRQGDISIYAHKRVLKSLRKKFDYIFTTKNKYPGAPSVVTNRVKKNTSFKLKNLAVVPINGFHDALQVFGYRFHDFAYLTDMKTVPDEEIEKLKGVKVLVVNALRIDPHRSHFNLEEALQFIDKVKPETAYLTHISHLLGFHEEVEKTLPRNVFLAYDGLEVII comes from the coding sequence TTGAAAATAACATTTTTAGGAACAGGGACATCGCAAGGCATTCCAATTATAGGAAGTACACATCCCGTTTGTTTAAGTGCAAACCCGAAAGATAAACGTTTACGTGTTTCTGTTTTGGTAGCGTGGGACGATTATAAATATGTTATAGATTGTGGACCGGATTTTAGATATCAAATGCTAAGAGCCGAATGCGATAGCATCGATGGTATTGTGTTTACGCATGAGCACGCCGACCACATTATGGGGCTAGATGATATTAGACCATTTTATTTTAGACAGGGTGATATTTCTATTTATGCCCATAAACGTGTATTGAAATCTTTGCGTAAAAAGTTTGATTATATTTTTACAACAAAGAATAAATACCCGGGAGCGCCGTCTGTTGTTACAAACAGGGTGAAAAAAAATACATCATTTAAACTAAAGAATTTAGCAGTGGTGCCTATAAATGGTTTCCATGATGCATTACAGGTTTTTGGCTATCGATTTCATGATTTTGCCTACTTAACAGATATGAAAACTGTTCCAGACGAGGAGATAGAAAAGTTAAAAGGGGTAAAAGTTTTGGTTGTTAATGCTTTAAGAATAGATCCCCATCGTTCGCATTTTAATTTGGAGGAAGCGTTACAATTTATAGATAAGGTTAAACCGGAAACGGCCTACTTAACTCATATTAGTCACTTGCTTGGTTTTCATGAGGAAGTAGAAAAAACATTGCCGAGAAATGTTTTTTTAGCGTATGATGGTTTAGAAGTAATAATTTAA
- the bcp gene encoding thioredoxin-dependent thiol peroxidase, translated as MNTLKQGDTVPNFSTTDEQGNTVTLNDYKGKKLVVFFYPKANTPGCTLEACNLRDNYEALKEEGYELLGVSADSERKQSNFKKKFDFPFPLLADVDKTVIDAFGVWGPKKFMGREFDGIHRKTFIINEEGIVERVIDKVKTKDHAAQILEKQNEAV; from the coding sequence ATGAATACATTAAAACAAGGTGATACCGTTCCTAATTTTTCAACAACTGATGAACAAGGGAATACGGTGACCTTAAACGATTATAAAGGAAAAAAGCTTGTTGTATTTTTTTATCCAAAGGCTAATACGCCAGGTTGTACATTAGAGGCTTGTAATTTAAGGGACAACTATGAAGCCTTAAAAGAAGAAGGTTATGAGTTGTTGGGTGTTAGTGCGGATTCTGAAAGAAAACAATCGAATTTTAAGAAGAAATTCGACTTTCCGTTTCCTTTATTGGCAGATGTGGATAAAACGGTTATTGACGCATTTGGAGTATGGGGACCGAAAAAGTTTATGGGTAGAGAATTTGACGGCATCCATAGAAAGACCTTTATAATTAATGAGGAAGGTATTGTTGAGCGTGTTATTGATAAGGTTAAGACTAAAGATCATGCGGCTCAAATATTAGAAAAACAGAACGAGGCTGTATAA
- a CDS encoding endonuclease III domain-containing protein has product MTKEKKVDFVIKTLNEFYPEIPIPLDHKDPYTLLIAVLMSAQSTDVRVNKITPLLFEKADNPYDMVKLSVEEIRDIIKPVGLSPMKSKGIHGLSEILIEKHNGEVPQSFEALEALPAVGHKTASVVMSQAFGIPAFPVDTHIHRLMYRWNLSNGKNVVQTEKDAKRLFPKELWNDLHLQIIWYGREYSPARGWDLDKDIITKTIGRQSVVNEYKKLKKS; this is encoded by the coding sequence ATGACTAAGGAAAAAAAGGTAGATTTCGTAATTAAAACTTTAAATGAATTTTATCCAGAAATACCAATCCCTCTAGATCATAAAGACCCATACACCTTACTAATAGCCGTATTAATGTCTGCACAGAGTACCGATGTTAGAGTAAACAAAATAACACCATTACTCTTTGAAAAAGCTGACAACCCTTACGATATGGTGAAACTTTCTGTAGAAGAAATTAGAGACATTATAAAACCAGTAGGCTTGTCCCCAATGAAAAGTAAAGGCATACATGGCTTATCGGAAATACTAATAGAAAAACATAACGGCGAAGTGCCACAAAGTTTTGAAGCCCTGGAAGCACTACCGGCTGTAGGACACAAAACTGCAAGTGTAGTTATGTCTCAAGCTTTCGGTATTCCGGCTTTTCCTGTAGATACTCACATACACAGACTTATGTATCGATGGAATTTAAGTAACGGTAAAAATGTTGTGCAAACAGAAAAAGATGCAAAAAGACTGTTTCCAAAAGAACTTTGGAACGACTTGCACCTTCAAATTATTTGGTATGGTAGAGAATACTCACCAGCCAGAGGTTGGGATCTGGACAAAGACATTATTACTAAAACAATTGGAAGACAATCGGTTGTAAATGAGTACAAGAAATTAAAAAAGTCCTAA
- the uvrA gene encoding excinuclease ABC subunit UvrA has protein sequence MITNIAEVSPKENIIIKGAKLHNLKNIDVVLPRNKLVVITGLSGSGKSSLAFDTLYAEGQRRYVESLSSYARQFLGRLNKPKVDYIKGIAPAIAIEQKVNSTNPRSTVGTTTEIYDYLKLLFARIGKTYSPVSGSEVKKDTVTDVLNYIKTFPEREKLLLLAPIHLEEGRSMDDKLKALNQQGYARIKINDSVVRIDEIEETPSSEDIQLVVDRIITKDEEDFLNRLADAIQTAFFEGKGTCIIETLSDNKQRVFSNKFELDGMVFLEPNVHLFSFNNPYGACPKCEGYGDIIGIDDDLVIPNTGLSIYENAIFPWRGDSMSWYRDQLVNNSHKFDFPIHKPYFELNDSQKQLVWDGNEYFEGLNSFFAELESKAYKIQNRVMLSRYRGKTKCKDCQGKRLRNEANYIKVGGATITDLVEMPLDRLTSFFKQLELSDHDTKIANRLLKEINNRLSFLANVGLDYLTLNRKSNTLSGGESQRINLATSLGSSLVGSMYILDEPSIGLHPKDTERLITVLKSLRDLGNTVIVVEHDEDIMIAADNILDIGPEAGTFGGHVVANGSYADILASNSLTAQYLNESLKIEVPKTRRTSKYHVDIKGARENNLKNIDVSFPLGMLTVVTGVSGSGKSTLIKKILYPALQKKLTDFGDKAGQFSSLEGNFSNIKNIEFVDQNPIGRSSRSNPVTYIKAYDDIRALFSKQKLSAIRNYQAKHFSFNVDGGRCETCKGEGEVTIEMQFMADVHLECETCKGKRFKKEVLEVTFGDKSIDDILNLTIDDAIAFFDTHKQTKIKNKLQPLQDVGLGYVTLGQSSSTLSGGEAQRIKLASFLGKGSNKEKMLFIFDEPTTGLHFHDIQKLLKSFTALIENGHSIIVVEHNLELIKCADFIIDLGPKGGEHGGNLVAMGTPEDIIKVKASETGKYLKDKL, from the coding sequence ATGATTACTAACATCGCCGAAGTGAGTCCTAAAGAAAATATTATCATTAAAGGTGCTAAATTGCATAACCTTAAAAACATCGACGTAGTGCTACCTAGAAATAAGTTAGTGGTTATTACGGGGTTATCGGGGTCTGGAAAATCGAGTTTAGCCTTCGATACATTATATGCAGAAGGACAAAGACGCTATGTTGAGAGCTTATCGAGTTATGCCCGTCAATTTTTAGGCAGATTAAACAAACCTAAGGTAGATTATATAAAAGGAATTGCACCAGCTATAGCCATAGAGCAAAAGGTTAATTCTACCAATCCGCGATCTACTGTTGGAACAACTACAGAGATTTACGATTATTTAAAACTATTGTTTGCCAGAATTGGCAAGACCTACTCGCCTGTTTCTGGCAGTGAAGTAAAAAAGGATACCGTTACAGATGTTTTAAATTATATAAAAACATTCCCAGAAAGAGAAAAACTACTCCTACTCGCTCCTATTCATTTGGAGGAAGGTCGTAGTATGGATGATAAGCTCAAAGCGCTTAACCAACAAGGATATGCCAGGATTAAAATAAATGATTCTGTTGTTCGCATTGATGAAATAGAAGAAACACCAAGCTCTGAAGACATCCAATTAGTAGTTGATAGAATTATAACCAAGGACGAAGAAGATTTTCTTAATCGACTGGCAGATGCTATCCAAACAGCTTTCTTTGAAGGAAAGGGAACCTGCATTATTGAAACATTAAGCGATAATAAACAACGGGTATTTAGCAACAAGTTTGAATTAGACGGCATGGTTTTTTTAGAACCTAACGTGCATTTATTCAGCTTTAATAACCCTTATGGTGCATGCCCTAAATGTGAGGGCTATGGTGATATTATTGGTATTGATGACGATCTGGTTATTCCAAATACGGGACTTTCCATTTACGAAAATGCCATTTTCCCATGGCGTGGTGATAGTATGAGTTGGTACAGGGATCAATTAGTAAACAATTCCCATAAATTCGATTTCCCAATTCACAAACCATATTTCGAGCTAAACGATTCGCAAAAGCAGCTTGTTTGGGATGGAAATGAGTATTTTGAAGGGTTAAATTCTTTTTTTGCTGAACTAGAATCAAAAGCATACAAAATCCAAAATCGGGTTATGCTGTCCCGTTATCGGGGAAAGACAAAATGTAAAGATTGTCAAGGTAAACGCTTACGCAATGAAGCTAACTATATAAAGGTTGGTGGCGCTACTATTACCGATTTGGTTGAAATGCCTTTAGATAGGCTAACAAGTTTTTTTAAGCAACTGGAGTTAAGTGATCACGACACAAAAATTGCCAACAGGCTTTTAAAAGAAATAAATAACAGACTTTCGTTTCTTGCCAATGTGGGGCTGGATTACTTAACATTAAATAGAAAATCCAATACCTTGTCTGGAGGAGAAAGTCAGCGAATTAACCTCGCAACCTCTTTGGGGAGCAGCTTAGTGGGCTCCATGTATATTCTAGATGAACCCAGTATTGGCCTTCACCCTAAAGATACCGAACGCTTAATTACCGTATTGAAATCGTTACGCGATTTAGGCAATACTGTTATTGTAGTAGAACACGATGAAGATATCATGATAGCTGCCGATAATATTCTGGATATTGGTCCTGAAGCAGGAACTTTTGGAGGTCATGTAGTTGCAAACGGTTCTTATGCAGATATTCTGGCATCAAATTCGCTAACGGCTCAATATTTAAATGAATCCCTTAAAATTGAAGTGCCTAAAACACGTAGAACATCAAAATACCACGTAGACATTAAAGGCGCACGAGAAAACAATTTAAAAAACATCGATGTTAGCTTCCCTTTAGGTATGCTCACTGTTGTTACAGGTGTGTCTGGCAGCGGAAAAAGTACCTTGATTAAAAAAATACTATATCCTGCCTTACAGAAAAAACTAACCGATTTCGGAGATAAAGCTGGACAATTTAGCAGTCTGGAAGGTAATTTTAGTAACATTAAGAATATTGAATTTGTAGATCAAAACCCTATAGGGCGTTCTTCACGCTCTAATCCGGTTACCTATATAAAAGCTTATGACGACATTAGAGCCTTATTTTCGAAACAGAAATTAAGTGCTATAAGGAATTATCAAGCAAAACATTTTTCTTTTAATGTTGATGGTGGACGTTGCGAAACATGTAAAGGTGAAGGCGAAGTAACTATTGAAATGCAGTTTATGGCCGACGTGCATTTAGAGTGTGAAACTTGTAAAGGGAAACGCTTTAAAAAAGAAGTGCTTGAGGTTACATTTGGCGATAAAAGCATCGATGACATTTTAAACTTAACTATTGATGATGCTATCGCATTTTTTGATACTCATAAACAAACAAAAATAAAGAACAAACTCCAGCCATTACAAGATGTTGGTTTAGGTTATGTAACTTTAGGGCAAAGTTCTTCTACCCTTTCTGGTGGTGAGGCGCAGCGAATAAAACTAGCCTCCTTTTTAGGCAAAGGCAGCAATAAAGAAAAGATGCTTTTTATTTTTGATGAACCTACTACAGGTCTGCATTTTCATGATATTCAAAAATTATTAAAATCTTTCACTGCACTTATAGAAAACGGGCATTCCATTATAGTTGTAGAACACAATCTGGAACTTATTAAATGTGCCGATTTTATTATAGATTTAGGTCCTAAAGGCGGAGAACATGGCGGGAATCTAGTAGCCATGGGAACCCCAGAAGATATTATAAAGGTAAAAGCCTCAGAAACCGGAAAATATTTAAAGGATAAACTTTAA
- a CDS encoding DNA topoisomerase IV, producing MRFILLVLLLSFVSCYETARNCKDYKTGEFYSEVVINDQLFESKFKRTEDLQVETYNNKIDSTKLRWINNCEVIFKTINPKNMAEQKDIHLKILTTTDSSYTFEYSYVGETKKQKGVAYKIK from the coding sequence ATGAGATTTATACTCCTAGTCCTATTATTAAGCTTCGTTAGTTGCTATGAAACTGCACGCAATTGTAAAGATTATAAAACAGGTGAATTTTATAGTGAAGTCGTTATAAACGATCAGTTGTTCGAATCTAAATTCAAACGAACAGAAGACCTACAGGTCGAAACATACAATAACAAGATAGACTCTACGAAATTACGATGGATAAACAACTGTGAGGTCATCTTTAAAACCATCAATCCTAAAAACATGGCAGAGCAAAAGGATATTCATCTAAAAATTTTAACGACAACAGATTCTTCTTATACTTTCGAATACTCTTACGTAGGAGAAACGAAAAAACAAAAAGGCGTTGCTTATAAAATTAAATAA
- a CDS encoding DUF3667 domain-containing protein yields the protein MKTELETCKNCENQFEESFKFCPHCGQQAKDDLTVRVLFYNTISNYFSFDARFFKSFLPLLFKPGYLAKTFVEGRRLMYLHPAQLYLFISVVFFFLLSATVVRKQVQNLDEGLKKTFKTSLVSDSLRLENIKEIDSIKFDSILLPISNNKIFGVDKEEIKVLDSVIKAEASTSKNSGSSFLMNKNKIDSLLATDSSDKEIYKAMGMSDDANYITKKFYIQVLKFYKQRNGGQILQAIYDTIPISLFVLLPIFALILKLLFYNRGRYAHHLVFSFYFFSFLFTVFSLILIVNNFIKVSNGIDFLLVVSTFFYLLVAIKRFYNQGWFSSFIKASISSFVYLMFVVPIAIIIVGLIGFLFY from the coding sequence ATGAAAACGGAGTTGGAAACCTGTAAAAATTGTGAAAATCAATTCGAAGAATCATTTAAATTTTGTCCACATTGTGGACAACAGGCTAAAGATGATCTCACAGTACGAGTGTTGTTTTACAATACGATAAGCAATTACTTCTCCTTCGATGCCCGTTTTTTTAAAAGTTTTTTGCCTTTACTGTTTAAACCAGGTTATTTAGCAAAAACGTTTGTTGAAGGCAGGCGGTTAATGTATTTACACCCCGCTCAGCTTTATTTGTTTATTTCGGTGGTTTTTTTCTTTTTACTTTCGGCTACTGTTGTTAGAAAGCAGGTACAAAACTTAGATGAGGGATTGAAGAAAACTTTTAAAACATCTTTGGTTTCAGATAGTCTCCGACTGGAAAATATAAAAGAGATAGATTCCATTAAGTTCGATAGTATTTTACTGCCTATCTCTAATAATAAGATTTTTGGAGTAGACAAGGAAGAAATAAAAGTTCTCGACTCTGTAATAAAGGCTGAAGCTAGTACAAGTAAAAACTCTGGATCGTCATTTCTAATGAATAAAAACAAAATAGATTCTTTATTAGCTACTGACTCATCAGATAAGGAGATTTATAAAGCTATGGGAATGAGTGATGATGCTAATTATATTACCAAAAAGTTTTATATTCAGGTGCTTAAGTTTTATAAACAGCGTAATGGCGGACAAATTTTGCAGGCTATTTACGATACAATCCCTATTTCGTTGTTCGTTTTACTGCCTATTTTTGCGCTTATATTAAAATTATTGTTTTATAATCGAGGGCGTTACGCCCACCATTTGGTTTTTAGCTTTTACTTCTTTTCGTTCCTGTTTACTGTATTTAGTTTGATTTTAATTGTCAATAACTTTATAAAAGTGTCCAACGGGATAGATTTTCTACTTGTGGTTTCTACTTTTTTCTATTTATTGGTTGCTATTAAACGATTCTATAATCAGGGATGGTTTTCAAGTTTTATAAAAGCCAGTATTTCAAGCTTTGTTTACTTGATGTTTGTTGTTCCCATCGCTATTATAATAGTTGGTTTAATCGGTTTCTTGTTTTATTAG
- a CDS encoding RNA polymerase sigma factor, with product MQYDIISDANLVSNYIKGDESALEILIHKHKQKIYSFIYSKVYDKDVAEDIFQDTFIKVIRTLKRGAYNEEGKFLPWVMRISHNLVIDFFRKNKRMPKFDNAGEFSIFSVLSDTSLNAERSIIKEQVETDVRRLVDELPEDQKEVLLMRIYNDMSFKEISDRTGVSINTALGRMRYALINLRKIIEKHNIVLTN from the coding sequence ATGCAATACGATATTATTTCAGATGCTAACTTGGTTAGCAATTATATTAAAGGAGACGAAAGTGCTTTAGAAATTCTTATCCATAAGCACAAACAAAAGATCTATAGTTTTATTTATTCTAAAGTTTACGATAAGGATGTCGCTGAAGATATTTTTCAGGATACTTTTATAAAAGTAATACGTACGCTAAAACGCGGTGCCTATAACGAAGAAGGTAAATTTTTACCATGGGTAATGCGTATTTCACATAATTTGGTTATAGATTTTTTTAGAAAGAATAAGAGAATGCCAAAGTTTGATAACGCTGGAGAATTTAGTATTTTTTCTGTGCTTAGCGACACAAGCTTAAATGCAGAAAGAAGTATTATAAAAGAACAGGTTGAAACTGATGTGAGACGTCTGGTAGACGAACTTCCCGAAGACCAGAAAGAAGTATTGTTAATGCGTATTTATAACGATATGAGCTTTAAGGAAATATCGGATAGAACAGGCGTTAGTATTAATACCGCTCTTGGTAGAATGCGCTATGCTTTGATTAATTTAAGAAAGATTATAGAAAAGCATAATATCGTTTTAACAAATTGA
- a CDS encoding hydrolase: MKQRIFMYLFVFAALLVLFQYVNSKRVFEDINNKLSVQKEALEKYKDSIEVLQNDILEVSHFNLDRNEEAISYFESDGYKVSELIPFIKDELYKLNEVKGEHPIIPYASSDGRKMLLNTIKMLNHKWIVADFSDGEFWGELFLTYEITEDKQLKFNLIESFLYPVY; encoded by the coding sequence ATGAAACAAAGAATTTTTATGTATTTGTTCGTTTTTGCGGCATTATTGGTATTATTTCAATATGTAAACTCAAAACGGGTATTCGAAGACATTAATAACAAATTGTCGGTTCAAAAAGAAGCACTGGAAAAATATAAAGATTCGATAGAAGTTTTACAAAATGATATTTTAGAAGTTTCGCATTTTAATTTAGATAGAAACGAAGAGGCTATTAGTTATTTTGAATCTGATGGTTATAAGGTGTCTGAATTAATTCCTTTTATAAAGGACGAGCTTTATAAATTAAATGAAGTTAAAGGAGAGCATCCTATTATACCTTATGCATCCAGCGATGGTAGAAAAATGTTGCTCAATACGATAAAAATGCTGAACCATAAATGGATTGTTGCAGATTTCTCTGATGGCGAATTTTGGGGAGAGCTATTTTTAACTTATGAAATAACGGAAGACAAGCAGCTTAAATTCAATTTAATTGAATCGTTTTTATATCCTGTTTATTAG
- a CDS encoding M14 family metallopeptidase has translation MQLEEIKSLFLKHKETNLYHRYITNKHIEPLLNNLGDSVEVKTVGESVLNNPIYALKIGEGHKRVLMWSQMHGNESTTTKALFDLLNTFLGSSDLEHVLKACTLYIMPILNPDGAQAYTRINANEVDLNRDAQNLTQPESKVLRAAFELFKPHFCYNLHGQRTIFGAGQANKSATVSFLAPAQDEPCTITPNRKVAMEIIAVMNDALQNVIPGQVGVYDDSFNLNCVGDTFQAENVPTILFEAGHYENDYEREVTRELIYISYVTSLHYIANHDVTGDKYEAYLKIPENQKCFYDVIIRNAKVPGYLNKKINDIAIQFQERLVDKKIEFIPKIEKIENLKDFYAHKEINANGLGVLDVDNEVVKVNYENVFVIINNEKIALLSK, from the coding sequence ATGCAATTAGAAGAAATAAAATCCTTGTTTTTAAAGCACAAGGAAACCAACTTATACCACCGTTATATTACCAATAAACATATAGAACCTCTTTTAAACAACTTAGGTGACTCTGTTGAAGTAAAGACCGTAGGTGAATCTGTCTTAAACAACCCGATTTACGCGTTAAAAATTGGTGAGGGCCATAAAAGGGTTTTAATGTGGTCGCAGATGCATGGTAACGAATCAACTACTACTAAGGCGCTTTTCGATCTGTTAAACACCTTTCTTGGAAGCAGTGACTTAGAGCACGTTTTAAAAGCCTGTACGTTATATATCATGCCTATTCTTAATCCGGATGGAGCGCAAGCTTATACACGTATAAACGCCAATGAAGTGGATTTAAACAGGGATGCTCAAAACTTAACCCAGCCTGAGAGCAAGGTGCTTAGAGCAGCCTTTGAATTGTTTAAACCTCATTTTTGCTATAACCTACACGGGCAACGCACTATTTTTGGAGCTGGACAAGCTAATAAATCTGCAACGGTATCATTTTTAGCACCCGCACAAGACGAACCTTGTACTATAACACCCAATAGAAAGGTTGCTATGGAGATAATAGCGGTTATGAACGATGCGTTACAAAACGTTATACCGGGTCAAGTAGGGGTGTATGACGATTCGTTTAACTTAAATTGCGTAGGGGATACGTTTCAAGCCGAAAACGTGCCTACCATTCTATTTGAAGCCGGTCATTACGAGAATGATTACGAACGGGAGGTAACCCGTGAGCTTATTTATATATCTTATGTTACATCATTACATTATATTGCTAATCATGATGTAACTGGCGATAAATATGAAGCATATTTGAAAATTCCAGAAAACCAAAAGTGTTTTTATGATGTTATTATACGAAATGCTAAAGTACCGGGGTATTTAAACAAAAAAATTAACGATATAGCTATTCAATTTCAGGAAAGACTAGTCGATAAAAAAATAGAATTTATTCCAAAAATTGAAAAAATTGAAAATTTAAAAGATTTTTATGCTCATAAAGAAATTAATGCCAATGGTTTAGGAGTATTGGACGTCGACAATGAGGTGGTGAAAGTGAATTACGAAAACGTTTTCGTAATAATAAATAATGAGAAAATCGCATTATTATCGAAATAA
- a CDS encoding helix-turn-helix domain-containing protein, with translation MVNMDGFVNRLQEIMSYYGESASSFAEKIGVQRSSISHILSGRNKPSLDFILKILTAYPNVDLYWLFNGKGEFPSKSKSEAIKKETDLFSTNEALKIETPIPTPKENGKKEIERIVIFYSDGSFKNYQN, from the coding sequence ATGGTAAACATGGATGGTTTTGTAAACAGGCTGCAAGAAATAATGAGTTACTATGGTGAATCTGCTTCTTCCTTTGCCGAAAAAATTGGCGTACAGCGTTCTAGTATTTCTCATATTCTATCTGGTAGAAATAAACCCAGTTTAGATTTTATTTTAAAAATACTTACCGCCTATCCTAATGTAGATTTATATTGGCTATTTAATGGTAAAGGAGAATTTCCTTCAAAAAGTAAATCTGAAGCAATAAAAAAAGAAACCGATCTTTTTTCTACAAACGAAGCATTAAAAATTGAAACACCAATACCTACTCCTAAAGAAAACGGAAAAAAGGAAATTGAACGTATCGTTATTTTTTATTCCGACGGAAGTTTTAAAAATTATCAGAATTAG
- a CDS encoding nicotinate-nucleotide adenylyltransferase: MEITIKGDKEFDDIPSLKSKALRINLNENIYGTFAEIGAGQETCRHFFRAGGASGTIAKAMSAYDKDFSDAVYGAEEDGRYVTEARLRKMLTHEMELMETRLTREKHPNKIFFTYANTVATIDFAKQFKGHGWVGIKYQVEPTGGYNEIILHLRFKETDARLQQETLGVLGTNLIYGAFYKYNEPKKLLRYLYDHLDKDQLEIDTINFSGPAFANVDNRLMSLQLVKNGMTDAVVFGPDGTNVLPARVFYKKNILALRGSFRPVTKVNMAMYEKSYEMFTKESKVNPDKTVVVFEITLSNLRAEGEIDEQDFIDRADLLCSLGQSVMISNFQEYYKVVEYFSNYTKARMGLAMGVSNLVDIFDEKYYRHISGGILEAFGKLFFKDLKVYLYPMLDPESGELITSENLKVYPRMKELYKFFKYNGKVIDIEDYDTSIMNIFSREILQMISEGDLGWEAMVPEGTADLIKDYRLFGYTRKPLTLNKRK; encoded by the coding sequence ATGGAAATAACCATAAAAGGGGATAAAGAATTTGATGACATTCCGTCGTTGAAATCTAAAGCGCTCCGTATAAACTTAAACGAAAATATTTACGGAACATTTGCTGAAATTGGAGCAGGTCAGGAAACCTGTCGTCATTTTTTCAGAGCTGGGGGAGCTTCTGGAACCATTGCAAAAGCAATGTCTGCATACGACAAAGATTTTAGTGATGCCGTTTATGGTGCTGAAGAAGATGGTAGATATGTAACAGAAGCGCGATTAAGAAAAATGCTTACCCATGAGATGGAACTCATGGAAACTAGGTTGACACGAGAAAAACATCCAAATAAAATATTCTTCACTTACGCCAATACCGTCGCTACAATAGATTTTGCTAAGCAATTTAAAGGACACGGATGGGTTGGTATTAAATATCAAGTTGAACCCACTGGCGGTTATAACGAAATTATTTTACACCTTAGGTTTAAGGAAACCGATGCACGTTTACAACAAGAAACTCTTGGTGTATTAGGGACTAACCTTATATATGGTGCATTTTATAAATATAACGAACCTAAAAAATTACTACGTTATTTATACGATCATTTAGATAAAGATCAGTTAGAAATTGATACGATTAATTTTTCAGGACCAGCTTTTGCCAATGTCGACAACCGATTAATGAGTTTACAGCTCGTTAAAAATGGTATGACAGATGCGGTAGTTTTTGGTCCGGACGGTACAAACGTACTTCCAGCAAGAGTTTTCTACAAAAAAAACATATTAGCATTACGTGGTAGTTTCAGACCAGTTACCAAAGTAAATATGGCAATGTATGAGAAGTCATACGAAATGTTTACCAAAGAAAGTAAAGTAAATCCAGATAAGACCGTAGTTGTTTTTGAAATTACATTATCGAATTTAAGAGCCGAGGGAGAAATTGATGAGCAAGATTTCATCGATAGAGCAGATTTGCTATGCTCGTTAGGACAATCGGTAATGATTTCCAATTTCCAGGAGTACTATAAAGTTGTTGAATATTTCTCAAACTATACAAAAGCCAGAATGGGACTAGCTATGGGAGTTAGCAATTTGGTTGATATTTTTGACGAGAAATACTACCGCCATATAAGTGGTGGTATTCTTGAAGCCTTTGGTAAATTATTCTTCAAAGATCTAAAGGTTTACTTGTACCCAATGTTAGATCCGGAATCGGGCGAGTTGATTACGAGCGAAAACTTAAAAGTTTACCCACGTATGAAAGAACTATACAAATTCTTTAAATACAACGGAAAAGTAATTGATATTGAAGATTACGATACTAGTATCATGAATATCTTTTCTCGTGAAATCTTGCAGATGATTTCTGAAGGTGATTTAGGCTGGGAAGCTATGGTACCAGAAGGAACAGCAGATTTAATTAAGGATTACCGTTTGTTTGGATACACCAGAAAACCACTTACCTTAAATAAACGAAAATAA